A window of Daphnia carinata strain CSIRO-1 chromosome 5, CSIRO_AGI_Dcar_HiC_V3, whole genome shotgun sequence genomic DNA:
ATGTATTAGATTCCACAGCAGGCTAAAATCTTGAAGGGACAACAACACGAAACTCGTTggcgtttccttttcttcattcGATTAAGAGGATGTCTATCTCGAGATGTGTTTAGCCTTCGGAATTAAGCCATTAGATCCTAGATCTCACACGGTGCAACCATCTAATACATCCTAACTAACGTCTCAATTCCCCTAGCAATGGACGTAGCCAGCGGAGAGTACGGAAACGTGCTGGCCGGATTGGTATCAGGCATCGAAAATGGACGTCTAATTTATCAAGAAAATACAACGCCAACGTCAGAGTCACCGTCTTCAAGTCGAGGTAACACAAGAACATTCTTTAAATCACACTAAAAGAAGAGTTTGTATCGATTTCTGTCCAGTGACTGACAATGGATTCGACGATGAAGACGAGGACGTAAATATGTTAGACTGCCattcaaagaaaagagataagacTAACAACGAGCGCTTGTTTTATGTGGCCCCTTTCCATACGCAAGTGGCCGTCCTCCTTGGAAGAACATGGCGAATAATTTGGAGAGAGAAggtacttgttttttttttttttttttatatttcgttCAGCACTTAAAGTCCGTCGCTTTCAATGTATATCAACAGTTCTTTTATTAGACTCGTAAAAACTGCCAATTTTCTAGGTATTCGTGTCAACTcatcaaaacgaaatgaatcaTTTTGCTAAACCACCCAAAAAAATatgacccattttttttttattttatcacgACCACACACAGATGCTGACGATGCTTCGTTTCGCCGCCCACATAATCGTCAGCATCCTGATGGGATTGCTCTACTGGCGCGTCGGCGACGACGCCGCAGTCATCTACAACAACGCCGGATTGCTCTTCTTCAATCAGCTTTTCATCCTGTTCGCCGCCATGATGCCGACTGTCGTGACGTGTTAGTATACAAAAACTCGGTTATTTACCTTTACTCAATCAAACGGACTTGGCTTACGTCcatgttattgttgttgttgttgttcaaacCCGCCAGTTCCGCTGGAGAGGCGAGTGCTGCTCAGAGAACATTTAAATCACTGGTACAGCCTGAAGGCGTATTATCTGGCGAAGACGTTGGCCGACATTCCGTTCCAGATCATCTTCCCGTTCCTCTATTTGTTGATCGTCTACTTGATGACAAATCAGCCGTTGAGTATTCAACGTTTCGGCATGCTTTTGTGCATCACTATTTGCATGTCGCTGGTAGCGCAAGGCATCGGCTTATTAGTCGGCGCGGCGTTCAGCATCCAAGTGGCCGTTTTCGTGGCCCCGGCTTGCACGATTCCATTCCTGCTGTTTTCaggattcttcgtcaattTGAATTCGATACCGGTTTACATGTCGTGGATTGCCGACGTCAGTTTCTTCCGCTACGCGTTCGCTGGATCCATGTTGGCCATTTATGGTGACGAACGTGCGCCTCTCACCTGCTCTCAGCCTTATTGCCATTTTCGCTACGCTGAAAAATTTCTGGAACAGTTTGACCTTGATCAGAGTTCTTACCGTTTGTCCATTGTTGGTTTGTTGATCTTTTTCATCGTCATACGAGTGGCTGGTTATGTTGTCTTACGTTTCAAACTGAGGCACGTACGCTGTTGAAAAGCTCTCCTATTTTTAGGACTTATGATATTATTGGACGCGtatcgaaaaaaacaaaagaataaaccacataaaatcaaaataataagaCATTTGAACCGAGTGAACCTTCCCTTATTTTTCCTCAATAAAACATAACAAcgctaaataaaaaagaaaaatgctatATTTCCATTTGTGGCTGGCTCCAACGGGAATGACTTAGTCCGCCAGTATCACAATCAATAACAGCTGGAAAGAACGCGCGTCAGACACTTTGACTGATCAATAACGTTTCTTAAAGATGACTATTTGCTGTAAAGGCACAAATTCCTTGTACTTTATCAGTTCGCATGATAAACGAATCAAATGATTTTTGATGCAGgcgaaaaaaagatggcgaaaTAAACGCTTGGCTGCTATGGAGACG
This region includes:
- the LOC130696038 gene encoding ATP-binding cassette sub-family G member 1-like, with amino-acid sequence MEEQGLRCSKLPKTLENSQMAASFDLTFRDLCFSKGKGATGKTILHNMNGAFKSGQLTAIIGPSGAGKTSLMNILAGLKTRGVQGRIDMNGVERDRKTFRKRSAYIMQKDHLLSNLTVDEYMTGAAHLKLGNGVSNQEKQRAIDQIMNTLGLTDSQKTRISCLSGGECKRLSVGLELINNPTILFLDEPTSGLDSSSSLQCVRLLREIAKSGRMVVATIHQPSSRLLEYFDHLYIVAGGSCMFQGPVQSLVPYLRTMNLNCPSYHNPADFAMDVASGEYGNVLAGLVSGIENGRLIYQENTTPTSESPSSSRVTDNGFDDEDEDVNMLDCHSKKRDKTNNERLFYVAPFHTQVAVLLGRTWRIIWREKMLTMLRFAAHIIVSILMGLLYWRVGDDAAVIYNNAGLLFFNQLFILFAAMMPTVVTFPLERRVLLREHLNHWYSLKAYYLAKTLADIPFQIIFPFLYLLIVYLMTNQPLSIQRFGMLLCITICMSLVAQGIGLLVGAAFSIQVAVFVAPACTIPFLLFSGFFVNLNSIPVYMSWIADVSFFRYAFAGSMLAIYGDERAPLTCSQPYCHFRYAEKFLEQFDLDQSSYRLSIVGLLIFFIVIRVAGYVVLRFKLRHVRC